A stretch of the Capricornis sumatraensis isolate serow.1 chromosome 21, serow.2, whole genome shotgun sequence genome encodes the following:
- the MC4R gene encoding melanocortin receptor 4 has protein sequence MNSTQPHGMHTSLHSWNRSGHGLPTNVSEPPAKGYSDGGCYEQLFVSPEVFVTLGVISLLENILVIVAIAKNKNLHSPMYFFICSLAVADMLVSVSNGSETIVITLLNSTDTDAQSFTVNIDNVIDSVICSSLLASICSLLSIAVDRYFTIFYALQYHSIMTVRRVAITISAIWAACTVSGVLFIIYSDSSAVIICLIAVFFTMLALMASLYVHMFLMARLHIKRIAVLPGTGAIRQGANMKGAITLTILIGVFVVCWAPFFLHLIFYISCPQNPYCVCFMSHFNLYLVLIMCNSIIDPLIYALRSQELRKTFKEIICCSPLGGLCDLSSRY, from the coding sequence ATGAACTCTACCCAGCCCCATGGAATGCACACCTCTCTCCACTCCTGGAACCGCAGCGGCCACGGGCTGCCCACCAATGTCAGTGAGCCCCCGGCAAAAGGCTACTCGGACGGGGGGTGCTATGAGCAGCTCTTTGTCTCTCCCGAGGTGTTTGTGACTCTGGGGGTCATCAGCTTGTTGGAGAATATTCTGGTGATTGTGGCCATCGCCAAGAATAAGAATCTGCATTCACCCATGTACTTTTTCATCTGCAGCCTGGCTGTGGCTGACATGTTGGTGAGCGTTTCCAACGGGTCGGAAACCATTGTCATCACCCTGCTGAACAGCACAGACACGGACGCGCAGAGCTTCACGGTGAATATTGACAATGTCATCGACTCGGTGATCTGCAGCTCCTTGCTCGCCTCCATCTGCAGCTTGCTGTCGATCGCGGTGGACAGGTACTTCACCATCTTCTATGCGCTCCAGTACCATAGCATCATGACGGTGAGGCGGGTGGCAATCACCATCAGTGCCATCTGGGCGGCCTGCACGGTGTCGGGCGTCTTGTTCATCATTTACTCAGACAGCAGCGCTGTCATCATCTGCCTCATCGCCGTGTTCTTCACCATGCTGGCTCTCATGGCGTCTCTCTATGTTCACATGTTCCTCATGGCCAGGCTCCACATCAAGAGGATCGCGGTCCTGCCAGGTACCGGCGCCATCCGCCAGGGCGCCAACATGAAGGGGGCGATCACGCTGACCATCCTGATCGGGGTCTTCGTTGTCTGCTGGGCCCCCTTCTTCCTGCACCTGATTTTCTACATCTCCTGCCCCCAGAACCCCTACTGCGTGTGCTTCATGTCTCACTTTAACCTGTATCTCGTCCTGATCATGTGTAATTCCATCATCGACCCTCTGATCTACGCCCTGCGGAGCCAGGAACTGAGGAAAACCTTCAAAGAGATCATTTGCTGCTCTCCTCTAGGTGGCCTCTGTGATTTGTCTAGCAGATATTAA